From the Juglans microcarpa x Juglans regia isolate MS1-56 chromosome 7D, Jm3101_v1.0, whole genome shotgun sequence genome, the window TCTATACAAGGGAACCTATCGAGAATCGGCTCCACAAAATATCTGTTTGGACATCATGCATATGACTAGTATCAATTCAGTTACATGCAATTTCTTAAGCATTGTTAATATGATCGCTCAAGCCTCTAGAGAACTTCCTCACTGAATTGGTTAAAATCAACAGATTCTCCATACCGATGTGAAGGAATCACTCCCTGCTCTTAATCAAGAGAGTTTTAAGTTGAAACTGCTATACTGCACCATTGAAAACATTACGCTGCCTTCGGCTCTCCCACCCAAAAATAACCCCAGATAATTCTATCgctaaattttaattatgtcGACTCATCTTAATTAAAAGAAGTTTCGCTTCTAGTACTTGTCATTTTAAAAAGATCCTATCATGAGAATGCCAACAAGGTAAATTGctccatataaaaaaagaaaaaacaagaacagaTTGAAAAAGGAATGAGTTTTTACTCACTCGAAAACCGGCCCATTGTACTGAGACGGAAGGATGAGGAACCCTGAGCTCTCAGCCTTGGGCCGCATCGAAATGGAGTGAATTCCCAATGCGTCTGGATACAACCCGCACAGAAGGTGCAAAGAATCCTGCTGCCCTGGCTTCGACACGTCCACGTGAAGAAACAACTGATTAATGCTATCATCCCCATCATCTTCGCCAGCGCCACCGGGGATTATATTAGCCAATCGCATCACGGAAATGCTAATTTCTTCGTGGTCGCCATAGCTCCGCTTGAGGACAGGACCACTGCCGTCCAGCGCGCCTTTCACGATAGTGAACGGCGAGGGAGGGCTCACCTTCTGTGTCGCAAATTTCAGATTTCACAACAATTAAAACCAGTCCACGTAACCTACATAAACTCAACTAACATTTCATTGTATCCATATAGAAATGGGTTTTAAAAAGAAGGAACGCCACATCTCTAAAACCCTACTAAAGCCTCTTTCTAAAGCCCTACCCTGAGAGAGGGTCTATATGTATGTAAATATAATTGAGCGAGATTGATAGGGGTTATTACAGTGGGAGGGGACATCTTGGAGACTTCCAGGTAGTGATCTTTGAGGGAGCGGAGGAGCATGGAGTTGACGGCGGAGGAGACGTTGGTTGAGTGACGGCAAGCTATTGTGCGCCATGGGTGGTGAAGTACACTGCCGGTTGCGGCTGCCAGTACTTTCCTCCACATTGCCCGTAAACTGTTCGGTGTCTTGCTGCACACAAAATGGAGTTCGGAGCTTCCCCAGTCGCAAAATAAGTAGTGTCCCAGGCAGGAGCGGCTCGAGCTTGGGTATCAAGGTAAGGCCACGTGCAAAGGCTCCACCGATCCGGTTCAGAAAATTAAAGAGGAATTATATTTACAATGTTgcgtttttttcaaaaaaaaaaaaaaagataaatctgatatttatataaaaaaaattatttttttttttaatgaaacatctaattttttttaaaagggagcgtacaaaatttatattatctaAAACTGTATTTAGAATTAGtctttaataaaaacaaaaagagtaatgctaatgAGTGCACttccttaaataaaaaaataatttttttcatataaactctatatttaccttctttttttttggtaaaaagtGTATAGAACTTGTGCATCCGATATGTATGCAAatattctcaaacaaaataaaaggtaTTGTTAGGGAAACTACAGAAAGTcccctaaaaaaaattagtatcataaaaatcctaaatttgATGAAGTTAAAGAATTtgacttaattattttttttttttaaaaaaaaaaactatacccTAAAGAGACGTAAAgaatgtaaatttaaaaatagaaaaagttaaaaaaaaaatgtaaaaatcttACTCAATaggaaaatatatcaaaaagtaagagaaaaaagttgACAAAAATGGTAATGTTAGAAGAGGGCAAAAAATTTAGCTAAGAAAActgtagaataaaaaaattattagagaattagtaatattatatacagtcgtaaagtacgtaaatatcatataatcgttttaaaaaagagtaaaacctactataaaaaacttaaatcttttttttacgTAAATCtcgcgtgtatatatatatatatatatatatatatatatatatattttcaaaatgataaaataacgCTTACGCGTTGCACCAATCATTTCTCTACCGTGCAACTATTTCTCAATAAAGAAAGATCCAGTTTGAATTTCTGTAGACCTTTTCGTTAGGCTTCAAGGGAAGCTTTTATGCACCACGGGCACGTGCACAGATGTTATTCTAGATCCAGCTTTTATgaaatgtatatatgtatgtaaatcAGAAAGTACAGATTAATTATCAACCACCACTTCATGGACAAAACTAATACAGTAACAATCCTTGCAGTCGCCTGTAAAATTCTTGCCACTTCCCACTTCAATCAACCTGCAAATTGCCTCTTTCCATTGATTGATATAAGCATattaaaactcataaaaaaaatatatatatggccaCATAAAGTAGCCCCAGTCACATATTCGGCCAAGAGAAGTCATATCGAGAGCAATCTAAATCTGTTTCCTTGAACAGATTCAGGCCCTTCTCTATTTATCTTACAAATAAGAGTACACATATCACCATCAAAGGCATAGATAGTTGCCAACCTCAAAATCCTATGGAAGACTAAAACTAGTACAGCACAGATCTTCTCAGATTAACTAGGAATGATACAAAATTGTGAATACTTGATGACTGGCATCGCAACCATGCATACAAGAACAATTGTGTGCGGGTAGAGAGCATCATCAGATTTTGCAACTTACCAGGCTCATTTATCTTTTGCCGGCACCAATCAAATCCAGGTGACCAGCAGAAACGCCAGTGTCTAGCTGTTGACCTTTTaccattatataattatttgccCATCAGTTGCAAATGTAGCCCCTGACAAGGAAACCGGTCGTCTGTAATGGTCCCTGCATTTACTTCTTCCGAGTCTTGTTGCGATTAACTCGGATAATTTTTCGACCTGACTTGTCCCCGCCACCAGCACCCACTGAGAAGCTCCCTCCTAAACTGTTTGTAGCCTGAAATGGAGGCTGGTTCTGTGAGGTGGCTGAGCTCTGTTGGGCTCCAAATTGAAATGGATTATTGGGTGCTGATGGAGTTGTTGAACCAACCACAAAGCTGGATTGAGGAGGTGAGACGAGAGGTTGACCAAATACTGGAACTGTAGGCGTGGGTGCTTGAAAGGTATCCTCCGCCATGCTGTCCTCCATATTCATTTGATCATTATTTCCTGAGGAAGCTGAATTAAATGTGAAGCCTGAATTAGTGTTACCAAAGACAGGCTGTGATGAGGGAACAGCCATAGCCGAAGTGAATGAGAAAGTGGGGCCAGATGATGCACCAATAGACGATCCAAATACAACAGGTGCACTGCCAGTAACAGAAGCAGAAGGTGTAGATGCCGCAAATGCAGTAGATGCTGCAAATGAAAACCCAGTCAAGGGAGATGTAGCTGCTGCAGCAGCTGTGAAGGGAAGCATCGTTGAGGATGATTTAGCAGCAGCCGAAGCTGTAGATGCCGCAAATGCAGTAGATGCTGCAAATGAAAACCCAGTAAAGGGAGATGTAGCTGCTGCAGCAGCTGTGAAGGGAAGCACCGTTGAGGATGATTTAGCAGCAGCCGAAGCTGTAGATGCTACAAAAGAAAACCCAGTCGAGGGTGATGTAGTAGCAGGAACAGAAGCTGTAGATGCTGGGAAGGAAAACACAGATGAGGGTAACGTAGTTGCAGGAACAGAAGCTGTAGATGCTGGGAAGGAAAAGCCAGTTGAGGGGGTTGTAGTTGCAGCAACAGAAGCTGTTGATGCTGAGAAGGACGAACCAGCTGAGGATATAGAGTTAATTGCTGAACCAAAAATAGGAGGCTTCGTAGGCGGCCAACTGGAACCAAACAAGCTTGAAGTAGAACCATCTATGGCACTACTGGAGTTTACCTCAGGAGAGGAAGCAGAATCTGAACTGAAAAGTTTAGCAGTAGTAGAAGCAGAAAACAGGGAACTACCAGAAGAGAAAACTGTATTCCCAGCCAATCCAAACGAGGGCGCAGATGAACTGAATTGCACGGGCATGCTGTTGGTAAGAGATGAAACCCCTGTCCCATCAAGTGATGCCTTTGCACTTTGCACAGATTCACTGCCAGTGCCAAAAACAGAAGAACCTGATTGATTATTAGCTGTTGAAGTAGTGGCTGCagcaccaaaagaaaaaatgctaCTCCCTGAACTGGCATTTGCAGCAGACGTGCCAACAAAGGGAGAGCTCTTGAGATTGCCAAAGCTGGTCTCTGGCCTCGTCTTGGCTGCTTCTGATTCTACTCCCGAAGTATCTTTTACTGGTGACGCTGAAGTTAGTGGACCAGTGGATCCGAATTTAAAAATAGGAGTTGCCGAGAATGAAGGTGCTGCTACAGCCGAAGTAGAAAGACTGACACTGCCATTAATGGATGTTAAGGCAGTGGTGGGTGTGGCGCTGCTGTTGTCGCCGCTGGTGGAAGTAACAGTGAGTGTAGAGCTATTGGATGAATTCTGACtgaaaacattattaaaaacaagAGGTGGAACGGGGGAAGAGAATGAAGAAGGGCTTGAAGCAAGAGACCCATTATTTAAGGAAGAATTATTGGCAGTGACATTGGCACCAATACTAGAAGTAGCCATTGGTGATGATGCAGCAGATGGAAGGGCAATTTCTGCTGTCCTAGAAGTGACTCCAGCATCTGAATTATTCTTATTATCAGCTTTATCCAATTCAGGTACTTTTGGTACAGAATTGGTTGCACCAACAGTTAAAAAGCTGCACATGAAGATGCAAAAGAATTCCAAGTTCAGGTTCATGAAAGATCATGTACTCAATGTAAAACTACTAGCTCTAAATCTAAGAAGTCAAACGtaagttttgggaaatgatttgtGAAAGCCCCGGGCATGCATGCCCATTAAAAAATGTCGGACCCCACACAAGAATTTTTTCTGGTGGGTCCCACTTTTTTGTTCAAAGGGCTTGCACGTCTAGGGCTTATATCTagctagcattactctataatGTTTTAGACACCAGGCTTTGACTTAGGGAGTAAAATTGATGAAGAGAAAACTGCATAGAAGGCCTCACAAATCGAAGAAGTAACTAATGCAACCTGTATCCCAAGTTCCAACGGATATGATAACTCAATCAATGGAATATGTCGAGGCACCACTAAACTAGATGATTGTAAATATGCATTACaattaaggcctggtttggatagttagttgagattagatgagatgaattgagttagAAAATGTTTGAGTTAAAACGTTTTAAggaattttgggaaaggagaaagaaaaagttgaataaaaatattataaaattaaaatattgttagaataattttttttaaatataattttgggatttgaaaaggttgaattgtttttgtgttttgttttgaagtttaggaaagttgtaagaattagataatgattagatgaaaaaattgaatatttgaaattgaaaagtgtttgtgtttgtgatgtttggatattgagatgagatggaaacatctatctatccaaaccaggcctaaagcAGCAGTGAAAACACTTGCACTACGTAATGCATTTCATACCCCATAAGCTCCAAAGGATATAAAAACTGAACTGCTATTGAAAAATTAAACGCTTCACATGCATATAGGTCTTGCCTACAAAGAATTTATCTTCATATAatctaaacaattttttatcggtaaacaaaatttatataccCTAAGCAattatacttacaaaaaaaatatatactctaAGCAATTAATAGCGCAACCTCCTCTTTTTCCCTAAATTTAACTTACAGACCCTATGGGTCTTGAACCCACAAGCTCGCATCAACTCCTTTCGTACCAAGGAGAGAAGATGCCTTTGAGTTAAAGCtcagaaaatattacaaatatttttcaatttttaaacataCAACCATGGACATTCTTGAAATGTTTGCTTGTGAAAGGCAACACAGCTTTGGGGCATAGCTCatagtttgaaataaaaaatgctgTCTCAACATCCGGGATGTCTTCAGTATTGGCAACTAACACATAAGACCCAAAGTTAACACTCAAATTAAAACTTTGCATGAATGGAAGTAGTTCTTGAATAATTTCATAACCAACTCATGGTTATACTGGATATGAAACATAAGAGTAGCTTTCAACTCAGAACTTCCAGCGATGACCACTGCCTAAAAATTGATAATTcctagacctttttttttttttaaataaatctcaacacaataaattgatatagaaaatttttaaaaataatcagaGACTGGGCAAAACTGCAAAGGTCTCAATTATATCCCAGAACCTTGGTGGCAGATTTTAATTGCATGATCTTtcctttcaaaataaaaaatctatgaaTCCTACTCTATAACTGCTGCACATATAATCATACAAACCAGTATCAAAGCCAAATGAGAtccaatgaaattattttaaccaagggggatttttttattggcactaggTATCTGGAAACAAAGTCTCGACTAACCCTGGGGGTGGACAGGCCCTCGGCAAaaagtttcccacaagtgcaccttGTGTAATTAAAAGAGAGTCCCCCAGTTTGATGGCCCCAAGAGTGTGAATGCGGAGTTTCGGACACAGGAAATTCCCCCAGTCCAATAAACCAAGGGGAATTATCACCATACATTCATAGCCCTACATGGTTATGGTAAAATTCTTAACTAATCATGGAGACGGCAATCTTGCATTGGTCTCAACAGCACTTACAAAAGGAAAACTACTGATGCTGCCTACTAAAATGggtcaaaaatcaacctcaaggGTCCTTGGATACTCCAAAAGTAACTAAAAGAGATTTCAACCCATTCCCCTCAGATGTAAGAACTATATCTTTCTACTCTTGAATCTGTGTCCTAAAGAACTTCGAAAAATCCCTACCTATTTTTACCATATGCTCCAGTAATAAGGAATTCCCttctaacaaaaattaaaaaaatacaaaatcacaCAAACAAGACAAGCGCCCCTCCCCccttacttaaaaaaatcacaaaaaaaggagaaaccaGTTTTAGAAAAAACCTTTCACATGGTTAGTACTAACAGATATACATACCTGTTTGAGATTTCTGGTTTTTGACCAGAACAAACACCGAATTTGAGACTAGTGGATTCACTAGCTGAAGACGAGGAAGCAAATATAAACTTCGGAACATTGTCAGCACTTGAAACAGATAAAAAGCTAACACCTCGGGACGTAGCATTTGGTTCCTTGGATGAAGCAACTTTACCTTCCAAGCCATACATTGGAGGTGCAACATTTAATTGCTCTGGTGACACAGATTTATCAGATGTCAAGATTGGCTGTGTCACTAGTGACGGTTGGACAGCCGTGTTAGTAAAAGTGGCATTTGGAAAGGCAAAGCCAGTACTCTTTTCAGCAACTACAGGCCCATCAGAAGAtaccaaattatttttttggttcaattcAGAACTTGAAGGGGGCTTAAATCCTGTCAGAGATGGAGGCTCCTCCAGTGTTACAGCTTTAGCATCGTGAATCTCACTCACCACCACAGAAACATcaaccttttctctctctttaacAAGTGCTGCCCCATCAGGAGAGTCATCATCCAGCTCAAAATAATCCTACAAAGCAGATCCATAGCAGTAAATCTTTTTGATGGTTCATGAAAGTGATGCATTAGAAACCTCTGAAGGGTGTAAAAACCGATAGTGCCAATGTAAGAAACTATATAATTTGTATTCGTAACCTCATCAATAACCATAAGTTTGATAACATATTAAGCATTTGATTCATATCTGACAGGATGGTAGAAGAAGCCACTTGACCATACATTTATCAAACAATACTCGACCATACACAGACCAAAAGATAAATGACAAAAAACACATACCTCATGTGCACTCATCTGAAAAGCCTGTTTCTTTTGCAGAGGAAGGGTGACAAAGTTCATCACGACAGAATTTGTAGTCTTGACACTGGGCAAGGTGTCCTTGTTTGGAGATTTATAATCTATGCAGTTCACTACAGAGACCGACCTGTCACAAGGAGCAACAAGCTTCACAAGGGCATTTTCATCTTTGTTTTGCCTTTGAGAAGTGGTGTCTAGAGAATCAGGTAACGACGTGTCAAGTGATACAGCCAATTTTCTATTATCTCGTACATTCTCCAGAAATTTAGGTGATTCTACAGTCTCCAGGCTTCTGAGAGCTCTTCCATGCAACATAGATGGCGACAACTTAGTGGGTGAGCTGTCCCTCACAGAAACTACCTTGAGGTAAGATGATTTCTCTTTTGGTGAAACCAACTTTTCAAGTTGCTCCAATATTTTTGAAGCCATCTCACTGGACTTGGTTGGAACAGGGGTAAAACTTGTACCTGGCACACTGTTATCTCCATTTTCTATCGACATCTTTGTCGAGTTCTCCTTAGACTTTTCCAATAAAAGTGGCTTCTGCATTGAAGATGAAGGATATTGAGCAGCACCAGGAACGACTCCACTATCAGAAACTGGAAAACTCAAGCCTCTTGAAGATAAAAGACTGGGTTTATGACGGATTCTACGTAAAGGACCAACAGGTCCTATATCATTATACAAGACTGAACTTCTGCGTTTCAAAGCCTGCAAAGGGAAAAATGACATATTCAGTGATATGATCTTGGTGGTGAACACCATATATAGACCAAGTATCTAATGATCAGTGGGGGTACCCCTTGTCTAGAGCCATAAAGTTTATTCTGCTCCCAAGCAGCTGCAGCCggagatgatgatgaaggcCCATCATAAGCAACAATGGGCCCGACACCctggaaaatgagaaaaacgATATAAGAACAACattcttttataagtaaacaatatAAGAACGAAAATCTAGAGTAACATTGACATTATAAAGAGAGTTATATCCCCTAGCATGTAAACCTTGTGGGTAGAGGTTGGATGAACTCTGGAATATGGAGTTCGACCCATGCTGTATATTGCAGATTTCCCTCGAGATCTCGGTGTTGTAAAACCATTTTCAGGATACCCAGAATTACCAGGAGACCGGGGCATAAGTGGCATAGTGGACGATTTTGGTGGAAAAGGTTGACTGCTTATCATATTGGACTCTTCCCCATATGCTTGATTGCGAATACCAAGCATTGATGGTGACACTTTTGAAGGCCTACTGCCCATGTAAGCTTTTGCAAGCTCTGCAGGTGAAGCAACATCCTCATCAAGGACCTGAAGACATTTTTAGCCACTACATGTGAAAGAAGTGCAAGCAAATAGATGCTTTACTTATTATGAGCTAGGGAATCATAAACAAACACCGAAAAGCAATTTTTCTCACTCTTGAACTAATGACAGGGGTTGAAATGAGGCTGCTCCCAATCATATTTTCTAAAGCTTGAGCTATTGGAAATTCCTCCTTTCTATCAGAAGAGATCACTGGCTCTGATGGAATCACTTCAGGCTTTTTCTCTTCATGCCCAATAGGTACATCATCAGTTTTTGAATGCAACAAGGCTGTCAAACGATCAATCTCATATCTGCAGAGCAATTATCAAAGATGTGACGATTAAAAAAAGGGATGCATCTGCATGACATGAAAGAATATTAACTGCCAAAAAGGgataataaaaatccaattttAGACAGCATCAGAATTAGACGAAGCACCAAAGAATTTCTCCATTGTATCTCTCATATTTAGATAAAACACAAAGACATATTGCACAAATTTACAGATGATGATGTGATGTAGATTATTAAGGGTCCAAGGTTACAAAATCTACAAATCAGGAAGTATTTTGAGTAAGACACCACtattaattttacaaagattACCTGGTAAAGGTCTTCTGCTTTAAAATTTGCTCAAGCTCAGTCAAGCCGCCTCTGTCAGAACTAC encodes:
- the LOC121238676 gene encoding uncharacterized protein At2g39795, mitochondrial; translated protein: MWRKVLAAATGSVLHHPWRTIACRHSTNVSSAVNSMLLRSLKDHYLEVSKMSPPTKVSPPSPFTIVKGALDGSGPVLKRSYGDHEEISISVMRLANIIPGGAGEDDGDDSINQLFLHVDVSKPGQQDSLHLLCGLYPDALGIHSISMRPKAESSGFLILPSQYNGPVFEDLDERMRDALHSYIEERGINEDLFPFLQAWLYVKDHRNLMRWFKSVGTFINENKSAKDS
- the LOC121238642 gene encoding nuclear pore complex protein NUP1-like codes for the protein METTREGNPYDVVSEDGLGTGGKFRKRPFRRTNHATPYDRPPTALRNPSIAGTANNNSNGWLSRLVDPAQRLIASSAHRIFSSVFRKRLTQPPPPLQQPQTQPSTSEAKEEVRDNHRDARDQHHEAVVTDSPGMQQRATDRGDKPSSSSDRGGLTELEQILKQKTFTRYEIDRLTALLHSKTDDVPIGHEEKKPEVIPSEPVISSDRKEEFPIAQALENMIGSSLISTPVISSRVLDEDVASPAELAKAYMGSRPSKVSPSMLGIRNQAYGEESNMISSQPFPPKSSTMPLMPRSPGNSGYPENGFTTPRSRGKSAIYSMGRTPYSRVHPTSTQGVGPIVAYDGPSSSSPAAAAWEQNKLYGSRQGALKRRSSVLYNDIGPVGPLRRIRHKPSLLSSRGLSFPVSDSGVVPGAAQYPSSSMQKPLLLEKSKENSTKMSIENGDNSVPGTSFTPVPTKSSEMASKILEQLEKLVSPKEKSSYLKVVSVRDSSPTKLSPSMLHGRALRSLETVESPKFLENVRDNRKLAVSLDTSLPDSLDTTSQRQNKDENALVKLVAPCDRSVSVVNCIDYKSPNKDTLPSVKTTNSVVMNFVTLPLQKKQAFQMSAHEDYFELDDDSPDGAALVKEREKVDVSVVVSEIHDAKAVTLEEPPSLTGFKPPSSSELNQKNNLVSSDGPVVAEKSTGFAFPNATFTNTAVQPSLVTQPILTSDKSVSPEQLNVAPPMYGLEGKVASSKEPNATSRGVSFLSVSSADNVPKFIFASSSSASESTSLKFGVCSGQKPEISNSFLTVGATNSVPKVPELDKADNKNNSDAGVTSRTAEIALPSAASSPMATSSIGANVTANNSSLNNGSLASSPSSFSSPVPPLVFNNVFSQNSSNSSTLTVTSTSGDNSSATPTTALTSINGSVSLSTSAVAAPSFSATPIFKFGSTGPLTSASPVKDTSGVESEAAKTRPETSFGNLKSSPFVGTSAANASSGSSIFSFGAAATTSTANNQSGSSVFGTGSESVQSAKASLDGTGVSSLTNSMPVQFSSSAPSFGLAGNTVFSSGSSLFSASTTAKLFSSDSASSPEVNSSSAIDGSTSSLFGSSWPPTKPPIFGSAINSISSAGSSFSASTASVAATTTPSTGFSFPASTASVPATTLPSSVFSFPASTASVPATTSPSTGFSFVASTASAAAKSSSTVLPFTAAAAATSPFTGFSFAASTAFAASTASAAAKSSSTMLPFTAAAAATSPLTGFSFAASTAFAASTPSASVTGSAPVVFGSSIGASSGPTFSFTSAMAVPSSQPVFGNTNSGFTFNSASSGNNDQMNMEDSMAEDTFQAPTPTVPVFGQPLVSPPQSSFVVGSTTPSAPNNPFQFGAQQSSATSQNQPPFQATNSLGGSFSVGAGGGDKSGRKIIRVNRNKTRKK